The DNA window GACATCGCCCACATGGCGCTCTCCGAGGACCTGGACGGCGGGGTGGACGTCACCACCGTCGCCACGGTCGCCGAGGACGCCGAGGCCGTGGCCGACTTCGTCGCCCGCGAGGACGGCGTCGTGGCCGGCCTGCGCATCGCCGAGGCCGTGTTCTCCGTGGTCTGCACGGAGGCCTTCGAGGTGGAGCGGCACGCGGAGGACGGCGACGCCGTCCGGGCGGGGCAGGTGCTGCTGTCCGTGCGCTCGCGCACCCGCGACCTGCTGACGGCGGAGCGCAGCGCGCTGAACATCATGTGCCGCCTGTCGGGCATCGCCACCGCCACCCGCCGCTGGGCGGACGTGCTGGAGGGCACCAAGGCGAAGGTCCGCGACACCCGCAAGACCACGCCGGGGCTGCGCGCGCTGGAGAAGTACGCGGTGCGCTGCGGCGGCGGTGTCAACCACCGCATGTCGCTGTCGGACGCGGCGCTGGTGAAGGACAACCACGTGGTGGCGGCCGGCGGGGTCGCGCAGGCCTTCAAGGCCGTACGGGACGCCTTCCCGGACGTGCCCGTGGAGATCGAGGTCGACACCCTGGAGCAGATCGGCGAGGTCCTGGAGGCGGGA is part of the Streptomyces subrutilus genome and encodes:
- the nadC gene encoding carboxylating nicotinate-nucleotide diphosphorylase, giving the protein MSTPDELPLIDQNDGGCGDDCACGDGEETGLDPALAQLLADAGLDPVEVEDIAHMALSEDLDGGVDVTTVATVAEDAEAVADFVAREDGVVAGLRIAEAVFSVVCTEAFEVERHAEDGDAVRAGQVLLSVRSRTRDLLTAERSALNIMCRLSGIATATRRWADVLEGTKAKVRDTRKTTPGLRALEKYAVRCGGGVNHRMSLSDAALVKDNHVVAAGGVAQAFKAVRDAFPDVPVEIEVDTLEQIGEVLEAGADLILLDNFTVAQTAEAVALVAGRAVLESSGRLTLDTARAYAETGVDYLAVGGLTHSSPILDIGLDLREAV